One window of the Pseudomonas lurida genome contains the following:
- a CDS encoding SDR family NAD(P)-dependent oxidoreductase translates to MSRLNGKIAVVTGGNSGIGLATAIRFAAEGAQVVIVGRRQDELDKALHLIGHEAIAIQGDISNLDDLARIFTQVKADKGRVDVLFANAGLGDFQPIGSITEESFDRTFGINVKGTLFTVQNALPLMPAGSSVILTGSTTGTMGTPAFSVYSATKAALRNFARSWALDLKGTGIRINVLSPGPISTPGLDLALSGTGQKEAIIDDMTAQVPLGRIGKPEEVAAAALFLASDESSFMTGSEMFVDGGFAQV, encoded by the coding sequence ATGAGCAGGCTCAACGGGAAAATTGCAGTGGTTACCGGCGGAAACAGCGGCATTGGCCTGGCAACCGCCATTCGCTTCGCAGCTGAAGGCGCGCAAGTCGTGATCGTAGGACGTCGCCAGGATGAACTGGACAAGGCGCTTCACCTGATTGGCCATGAAGCCATCGCCATCCAGGGTGACATTTCCAACCTGGACGACCTGGCGCGCATTTTCACTCAAGTCAAAGCCGACAAGGGCCGAGTTGACGTGCTGTTCGCCAATGCGGGCCTGGGGGATTTCCAGCCGATCGGATCGATTACCGAGGAATCGTTTGATCGGACATTCGGCATCAACGTCAAAGGCACGCTGTTCACCGTGCAAAACGCGTTGCCACTGATGCCCGCTGGCAGCTCAGTGATCCTGACCGGTTCAACCACCGGCACCATGGGCACACCGGCCTTCAGCGTGTACAGCGCCACCAAGGCTGCGCTGCGTAACTTCGCCAGAAGCTGGGCGCTCGATCTGAAAGGCACCGGCATTCGCATCAACGTGCTGTCACCAGGCCCGATCTCGACACCAGGCCTGGACCTGGCGCTGTCAGGCACGGGACAAAAGGAAGCAATCATCGACGACATGACGGCGCAGGTTCCGTTGGGGCGTATCGGCAAGCCTGAAGAAGTCGCAGCCGCCGCGTTGTTCCTGGCGTCGGATGAAAGCAGCTTCATGACGGGCAGTGAAATGTTTGTCGATGGAGGCTTTGCTCAGGTTTGA